The Panicum virgatum strain AP13 chromosome 5K, P.virgatum_v5, whole genome shotgun sequence genome has a window encoding:
- the LOC120710204 gene encoding homeobox-leucine zipper protein TF1-like, producing MAVLFYPNWYCLGLDVSVTQIVMLKVQNEISEKNSSSCFEEPHGNNGHGEIPGDGASRINEDNLSILVSNNNGSGRSLGDGQDGPEPKKRSLHRLNSRQAEILEGFFSVCAHPDENQRMQLAAMTGLGSLQVKFWFQNKRTHVKHLSGKEENYRLKVENEMLREENYMFKQAQNNPLCPRCTNDPGFLQILKELEEVKAYNRMLQQQLQGQHMRIDNEARLTMCSPLFHPESSSANAFGMQDEFQALTEVAMSAAHELFILSDSSSPLWLAVPGGSFQVLNRMAYAQTFPGQMSVGAMGLVAEATRASAVVMLDPKSIVEFLMDSGSFGAFFPGLVSGAATSTKVYNWPQNSEAGYDGAMQLLTVELVFPSPLVPARKCTFLRCCKRLELGAMAVVDVSLDDGASCQKMPSGILIQPIRQNSCKVTAIEHVRVDGSGTHELFQACLSGLLFGARRWVTSMARQSARLRDVFHVTNCTLDGNPRGRKAIMKLADSLLANYTGSIAGLPADAWSVQCGEGTEEDVRIAYRRNDDGSNTAIVCTSATFLLPLPMRRVFDLLKNNLLRVKWDVLVHGGCVKEVVRVANGVGSEDAVSILHVKHGSGANKEIMLILQNSCYDPSGSFMVYSSLDKHVMDMITSPGGEEAMSNIALFPAGFSLVPLADPANAGSPIGEAGGTVMTAGFQILMKLARGTGLCPRSVSSAIQIMTENIATIKDTLLNSHPVFYKIRQPPN from the exons ATGGCAGTTCTGTTCTATCCAAATTGGTATTGTCTCGGTTTAGATGTATCTGTAACACAAATAGTAATGTTGAAAGTTCAA AATGAAATATCTGAAAAGAACTCAAGCAGTTGCTTTGAAGAACCACATGGAAACAATGGTCATGGAGAGATCCCCGGTGATGGTGCCTCTAGAATCAATGAGGATAACTTGAGCATCTTGGTCAGCAACAATAATGGTAGTGGAAGGAGCCTCGGCGATGGTCAGGATGGTCCAGAGCCAAAGAAAAGATCCCTACACAGGCTCAACAGCCGGCAGGCAGAAATACTAGAGGG TTTCTTTAGCGTCTGCGCACACCCTGATGAAAATCAAAGGATGCAGCTAGCTGCGATGACTGGGCTTGGGTCGCTTCAGGTGAAGTTCTGGTTCCAGAACAAGAGAACCCATGTAAAG CATTTAAGTGGCAAAGAAGAGAACTACAGGTTGAAAGTGGAGAATGAAATGCTGAGGGAAGAAAACTACATGTTCAAGCAGGCACAGAACAATCCTCTCTGTCCCAGGTGCACTAATGATCCAGGGTTCCTTCAGATCCTCAAAGAACTGGAAGAGGTGAAAGCATACAATCGGATGCTGCAGCAACAGTTGCAGGGACAGCAT ATGCGTATCGACAATGAAGCCCGTCTGACCATGTGTTCGCCCCTATTCCATCCTGAGTCCTCGTCCGCAAATGCCTTTGGAATGCAAGATGAATTTCAAGCGCTTACTGAAGTAGCCATGAGCGCGGCGCATGAGCTTTTCATTCTGAGCGACTCCAGCAGCCCTCTGTGGCTGGCTGTACCTGGTGGTTCATTCCAAGTACTCAACAGGATGGCCTACGCCCAAACATTTCCTGGGCAGATGAGTGTAGGTGCCATGGGGTTGGTGGCAGAAGCTACCCGTGCCAGCGCTGTGGTCATGCTGGACCCTAAAAGCATTGTGGAATTTCTAATGGATAGT GGGAGCTTTGGAGCCTTCTTCCCTGGACTCGTGTCCGGAGCAGCGACCAGCACCAAGGTTTACAACTGGCCTCAGAACAGCGAGGCAGGCTACGATGGGGCTATGCAGCTG CTGACTGTGGAGCTGGTGTTCCCATCCCCCCTGGTGCCGGCTAGGAAATGCACCTTCCTGCGCTGCTGCAAGAGGCTGGAGCTGGGAGCCATGGCTGTCGTCGACGTGTCCTTGGACGACGGTGCCAGTTGTCAGAAGATGCCATCAGGAATACTGATTCAGCCCATAAGGCAGAACAGCTGCAAG GTCACCGCCATCGAGCACGTTCGAGTAGATGGCAGTGGCACCCATGAGCTCTTCCAGGCATGCCTGAGCGGCCTCCTCTTCGGCGCCAGGCGCTGGGTGACGAGCATGGCTCGACAGTCCGCGCGGCTCAGGGACGTGTTCCATGTCACCAACTGTACCCTGGACGGTAATCCACG GGGGAGGAAGGCCATCATGAAGCTGGCGGATAGTCTGCTGGCCAACTACACCGGCAGCATCGCCGGCCTCCCCGCGGACGCCTGGAGCGTCCAGTGCGGCGAGGGCACGGAGGAAGACGTCAGGATCGCCTACAGAAGGAACGACGACGGCAGCAACACCGCGATCGTGTGCACGAGCGCGACGttcctgctgccgctgcccaTGAGGAGGGTGTTCGACCTGCTCAAGAACAACTTGCTGCGTGTCAAG TGGGATGTCCTGGTGCATGGAGGCTGCGTGAAGGAGGTAGTTCGTGTGGCCAATGGCGTCGGAAGTGAAGATGCTGTCTCCATCCTGCATGTCAAG CATGGAAGCGGGGCAAACAAGGAAATCATGCTGATCCTCCAGAACAGCTGCTATGATCCGTCTGGATCATTCATGGTCTACTCCTCTCTTGACAAACATGTGATGGACATGATCACGAGCCCAGGCGGCGAAGAGGCGATGAGCAACATTGCGCTCTTCCCTGCCGGCTTCTCCCTTGTTCCCCTCGCCGACCCGGCGAATGCTGGCTCTCCCATTGGAGAGGCTGGGGGAACTGTGATGACTGCAGGGTTCCAGATTCTGATGAAGCTGGCCCGTGGGACTGGCCTGTGCCCTCGGTCAGTGTCGTCGGCGATCCAGATCATGACAGAAAACATTGCAACTATCAAAGACACGCTGCTGAACAGCCACCCTGTTTTCTACAAGATTAGGCAGCCTCCCAACTAG
- the LOC120708321 gene encoding pentatricopeptide repeat-containing protein At1g69290-like, with protein sequence MRALLRLRRRLPLPLAARASSSSEPHEIPTVYSFLQPSVFTPRPRPQPPPPPPPPAHDTAPRKTLPVADAAALESDLLAAVAEDRSDDAWIAFKSLAASSSPPSPRAAAALVSHLAGAAAAHQRLGLKRAFAAAVFLLEKNPHAAPVPEPALGTLFSALAAAGSAAPALALARAMLRCGRRLPAFSVWGHPLIEVTRDDAGAFAAFLKVFDEACKLVVEEKAPAEAAAMRPDLAACNAVLAGCCRRLGLVADAERVLETMSAVGVSPNVESFGSLAFLCAWRGVSGRVDELDTLLDALGFSKKGFFKNLVSGYLKSSNFELVSSLILRAVKERRVGDGNGFDGETYSEVAQGFVDHARIRELAQLIIQAQEIELTQQPMSVEDSVGFGIVNACVELGLLNKAHSILDEMTAQGASVGLGVYSSILKAYCKEQKTAEAAQLVAEISAAGLQLDAGSYDALIDASMTAHDFQSAFALFKDMREARLPELRSSYLTIMTGLTENNRPGLMASFLDSVVDDPRIEIATHDWNSIIHAFCKVGRLEDARRTYRRMVFLRFEPNNQTYLSLINGYVSAEKYFNVLILWTEVRRKGTELNHELIDAFLYALVKGGFFDMAMQVIDKARELKIFIDKWRYKQAFMETHKKLKVAKLRKRNFRKMEALVAFKNWAGLNT encoded by the coding sequence ATGCGCGCTCTACTCCGCCTCCGGCGCCGGCTACCTCTGCCCCTCGCCGcgcgggcctcctcctcctccgagccCCACGAGATCCCCACCGTCTACTCCTTCCTCCAGCCCTCCGTTTTCACGCCGCGTCCGAGGCCtcaaccgccaccgccgcccccacccccgGCCCATGACACCGCCCCCAGAAAGACGCTCCCCgtcgcggacgccgccgcgctcgagtccgacctcctcgccgccgtcgccgaggacCGCTCGGACGACGCGTGGATCGCGTTCAAGTCCCTGGCCGCGTCCTCCAGCCCGCCCTcgccccgagccgccgccgcgctcgtctcccacctcgccggcgcggcggccgcgcaccAGCGGCTTGGCCTCAAGCGCGCCTTCGCCGCGGCCGTCTTCCTGCTGGAGAAGAACCCGCACGCGGCGCCCGTCCCGGAGCCCGCCCTCGGGACGCTCTTCTCCGCGCTTGCCGCGGCgggctccgccgcgccggcgctggcgctcgcGCGCGCGATGCTACGCTGCGGGCGCCGCCTCCCGGCGTTCTCCGTCTGGGGGCACCCTCTGATCGAGGTTACCCGCGACGACGCGGGCGCCTTTGCGGCGTTCCTGAAGGTGTTCGACGAAGCCTGCAAGCTTGTGGTGGAGGAGAAGGCTCCTGctgaggcggcggcgatgcgccCTGATCTCGCTGCCTGCAATGCTGTCCTCGCTGGTTGCTGCCGCAGGCTTGGtttggtggctgatgctgagAGGGTGCTGGAGACTATGTCGGCCGTTGGGGTCTCGCCAAACGTAGAGAGCTTTGGGTCACTTGCCTTCTTGTGTGCTTGGAGAGGTGTTTCCGGCCGGGTTGATGAGCTAGATACATTGCTTGATGCTCTGGGATTCAGCAAGAAGGGATTTTTCAAGAATCTGGTCAGTGGGTACCTAAAATCAAGCAACTTCGAGTTGGTTTCGTCACTCATCCTCCGTGCAGTGAAGGAGCGTAGAGTTGGGGATGGCAATGGATTTGATGGGGAAACCTATAGTGAGGTTGCTCAGGGCTTTGTTGATCATGCGAGGATTAGAGAACTAGCTCAGTTGATCATCCAAGCACAGGAGATTGAGCTCACTCAACAACCTATGTCAGTTGAGGATTCTGTTGGGTTTGGGATTGTCAACGCTTGTGTTGAACTTGGCCTATTGAACAAAGCCCACAGCATACTCGATGAAATGACTGCTCAAGGAGCTTCTGTAGGGCTCGGTGTGTACTCCTCGATCTTGAAAGCATATTGCAAGGAACAGAAGACTGCAGAGGCTGCACAGCTTGTGGCAGAGATTAGTGCAGCAGGGCTTCAACTTGATGCTGGTAGTTATGATGCTCTTATCGATGCCTCCATGACAGCCCATGATTTCCAATCTGCATTTGCTCTTTTCAAGGACATGAGGGAGGCAAGACTACCAGAACTTAGGTCAAGTTATCTCACTATAATGACAGGCTTGACAGAGAACAACCGGCCTGGCCTCATGGCTTCATTCTTGGACTCAGTGGTTGATGACCCGAGAATAGAGATTGCTACACATGATTGGAACTCGATAATACATGCTTTCTGCAAGGTCGGGAGGTTAGAGGATGCCAGAAGGACATACCGAAGGATGGTATTCCTTAGATTTGAACCAAATAATCAGACATACCTTTCACTTATCAATGGGTATGTCTCAGCTGAGAAGTACTTTAATGTGCTCATTTTATGGACAGAAGTGAGGAGGAAGGGGACTGAATTGAACCACGAGTTGATTGATGCCTTTCTGTATGCTTTGGTGAAAGGAGGGTTCTTTGATATGGCAATGCAGGTGATTGACAAAGCACGAGAGCTTAAAATATTTATAGATAAATGGAGGTACAAGCAAGCATTCAtggaaacccacaagaaactgaAAGTGGCAAAGCTAAGAAAGCGGAACTTCAGGAAAATGGAAGCCCTGGTAGCTTTCAAAAATTGGGCTGGTCTCAATACATAA
- the LOC120708322 gene encoding RNA-binding protein pno1-like, translating into MEVERAAAATAAGGSSAEMAVDHATGPAAVEKPRFDALMPSEMSGGKPQFRKVPVPQHRFAPLKRCWMEIYTPVYEHMKVDIRMNIKARRVELKTRKDTPDVSNLQKCADFVHAFMLGFDIADAVALLRLDDLYVDSFEIKDVKTLRGEHLSRAIGRLSGKGGKTKYAIENSTRTRIVIADTKIHILGSFVNIKVARDSLCSLILGSPAGKVYSKLRAVSARLAERY; encoded by the exons ATGGAGGTCGAAAGGgcagcggccgccaccgcggcgggTGGTTCTTCCGCTGAGATGGCGGTGGACCACGCCACGGGGCCGGCCGCCGTGGAGAAGCCGCGGTTCGATGCTCTGATGCCGAGCGAGATGAGCGGCGGGAAGCCCCAGTTCCGGAAGGTGCCAGTGCCGCAGCACCGCTTCGCGCCGCTCAAGCGCTGCTGGATGGAGATCTACACACCCGTCTATGAGCACATGAAGGTCGACATCCGCATGAACATCAAG GCAAGAAGGGTGGAGCTCAAAACAAGGAAAGACACACCAGATGTGAGCAACCTTCAGAAATGTGCGGACTTTGTGCATGCTTTTATGCTTGGATTTGACATTGCCGATGCTGTCGCCCTGCTGCGTCTTGATGACCTTTATGTGGATTCCTTTGAGATCAAGGATGTGAAAACCCTTCGAGGTGAGCACCTGTCGCGCGCTATCGGCCGCCTATCAGGGAAAGGGGGCAAGACCAAATACGCCATCGAGAACTCCACCAGGACCCGAATCGTTATTGCTGATACAAAGATCCATATACTTGGATCCTTTGTTAACATCAAGGTTGCTCGGGATTCACTTTGCAGCCTCATCTTGGGTTCTCCTGCTGGCAAAGTGTATTCTAAGCTTAGGGCTGTATCTGCTAGGTTGGCGGAAAGGTATTGA